A part of Mesoplodon densirostris isolate mMesDen1 chromosome 10, mMesDen1 primary haplotype, whole genome shotgun sequence genomic DNA contains:
- the LOC132496999 gene encoding histone H1.10: protein MSVELEEALPLTTAEGAAKKAAKAGGSASLSPSKKRKNSKKKNQPGKYSQLVVETIRRLGERNGSSLAKIYAEAKKVAWFDQQNGRTYLKYSIKALVQNDTLLQVKGTGANGSFKLNRKKLEGGGERRGAPAPASAPAPAAHKAKKAAPSAAPARRADKKPAKGPQPEKRSHKKGAASKKDKGSKAKKAAAAGGKKVKKAAKPSVPKVPKGRK from the coding sequence ATGTCTGTGGAGCTGGAGGAGGCCCTGCCGCTGACGACCGCCGAGGGGGCGGCCAAGAAGGCGGCCAAGGCCGGCGGCTCGGCCTCGCTGTCCccttccaaaaaaaggaaaaacagcaagAAGAAGAACCAACCAGGAAAATACAGCCAGCTGGTGGTGGAGACCATCCGCCGACTGGGCGAGCGCAACGGCTCGTCGCTGGCCAAGATCTACGCGGAGGCCAAGAAGGTGGCATGGTTCGACCAGCAAAACGGGCGCACCTACCTCAAGTACTCCATCAAGGCGCTGGTGCAGAACGATACGCTGCTGCAGGTGAAGGGCACCGGCGCCAACGGCTCCTTCAAGCTCAACCGCAAGAAGCTGGAGGGCGGCGGGGAGCGGCGCGGAGCCCCGGCGCCCGCCTCCGCCCCGGCGCCTGCTGCGCACAAGGCCAAGAAGGCGGCCCCGAGCGCGGCCCCTGCGCGGCGCGCGGACAAGAAGCCCGCCAAGGGCCCGCAGCCCGAGAAGCGCTCGCACAAGAAGGGTGCCGCCTCCAAGAAGGACAAAGGCAGCAAGGCCAAGAAGGCGGCAGCCGCGGGCGGCAAGAAGGTGAAGAAAGCGGCCAAGCCCAGCGTGCCCAAAGTGCCCAAGGGCCGCAAGTGA